A single window of Chloracidobacterium sp. DNA harbors:
- a CDS encoding sugar ABC transporter permease, translating into MDETIKSRINTASLRAYVMIAVLGLIWAYFHWATDSIFLTPRNLSNLMTQMSVTGILSVGMLMVIVSGNIDLSVGSVLGFAGGMAAWALAAGYSLPTAIALAIAVCVVIGLVHGVLAAYLNIPAFIVTLGGLLAWRGAVKMLLSGNTIPISDESFKAIGQSYVGSGFGWILAALAIAFVLLMAVQRARSVKTYGLGEANYGSELIKSILPISAIIAFIWVMNSYEGKGVPIPVLIFVVVALFGAFMTTSTTFGRYLYAIGGNADAARLSGIDNRRNVLKVYMILGALTGLAALIFAGRVGSATPDAGTLKELDAIAACVIGGASLVGGRGTIFGACLGALIMASLDNGMSLLNVRDFMQDIIKGSILVAAVGLDMAGRKQG; encoded by the coding sequence ATGGACGAAACCATCAAATCTCGAATAAATACGGCATCGCTCCGAGCGTATGTGATGATCGCGGTGCTGGGGCTGATCTGGGCATATTTTCATTGGGCGACCGACTCCATCTTCCTGACGCCACGCAATCTTTCCAATCTGATGACGCAGATGTCGGTGACCGGCATTTTGTCGGTCGGGATGCTGATGGTGATCGTCTCGGGGAACATCGATCTGTCGGTCGGGTCGGTGCTCGGGTTTGCCGGAGGAATGGCGGCGTGGGCTCTGGCCGCCGGATATAGTCTGCCGACGGCGATAGCACTTGCGATCGCGGTCTGTGTCGTCATCGGACTAGTGCACGGCGTATTGGCGGCATACCTCAATATTCCGGCCTTTATTGTCACACTCGGCGGCCTGCTCGCTTGGCGCGGTGCCGTCAAGATGCTTTTGAGCGGCAATACGATCCCGATCTCTGACGAGTCGTTCAAGGCGATCGGCCAGAGCTATGTCGGCTCCGGATTCGGGTGGATACTGGCTGCACTAGCAATCGCGTTCGTGCTGTTGATGGCCGTTCAGCGGGCTCGCTCGGTCAAAACGTATGGCCTCGGCGAGGCAAATTACGGCTCCGAACTGATCAAATCGATCCTTCCGATAAGCGCGATAATCGCTTTTATTTGGGTGATGAACTCGTACGAGGGCAAAGGCGTCCCGATCCCGGTCCTGATATTTGTCGTGGTTGCACTCTTCGGAGCGTTTATGACCACCTCCACGACGTTTGGGCGATATCTTTACGCCATTGGCGGCAACGCCGACGCGGCCCGACTCTCGGGTATCGACAACCGCCGCAATGTGCTGAAGGTGTATATGATACTCGGTGCACTCACGGGCCTGGCGGCACTGATATTTGCAGGACGAGTGGGCAGTGCGACGCCCGATGCCGGCACACTGAAAGAACTCGATGCCATCGCCGCCTGCGTCATCGGTGGCGCCTCGCTGGTCGGCGGACGCGGCACGATATTTGGAGCTTGCCTCGGCGCTCTGATAATGGCGAGCCTCGATAACGGGATGTCGCTACTCAACGTACGCGATTTTATGCAGGACATCATCAAGGGTTCCATACTGGTGGCTGCGGTTGGCCTGGATATGGCCGGCCGGAAACAAGGCTGA
- a CDS encoding xylose ABC transporter ATP-binding protein, translating to MHLLEMRSIVKEFPGVRALDGVSFTLNTGEFHSLVGENGAGKSTLMKVLSGVYPTGTYDGDILIDDRVREFKGIRDSETAGVSIIFQELSLVKELTVGENIFLGKEPSRFGVINWTELYHKASNLLRELNLDIDPRVKVGNLGIGQQQLVEIAKALSKDARILVLDEPTAALTESEVGTLFHILEKLRDRGVGMIYISHKLDEVFRLSDRVTVLRDGKTVGTHATADLTKDKVISAMVGREVGDIFPKPEHEFGEMALEVRGLNVFSIDRPDKALVKDVSFAVRKGEVLGIAGLMGAGRSELLMAIFGAWKGVYSREILAAGRPIAINSPADAIAHGIGFVTEDRKRFGLILEQTILDNMTLAGLKSISGRFVCNRTRETIAAGGPMKSLRIKANSTLTVAGTLSGGNQQKVVLGKWLLTNPKILFLDEPTRGIDVGAKQEIYAEINRLAKDGMAIVLVSSELPEVLGLSDRVMVLHEGRITGEFTRSEATPEKVMAAATGSN from the coding sequence ATGCACCTGCTTGAAATGCGTTCGATCGTCAAGGAATTTCCGGGCGTCAGGGCACTGGACGGCGTGAGCTTTACGCTAAATACCGGCGAGTTTCACTCGCTCGTGGGCGAGAATGGTGCGGGCAAATCGACCTTGATGAAGGTGCTCTCGGGAGTGTATCCAACTGGTACTTACGATGGCGATATCCTGATCGATGACCGCGTGCGTGAATTTAAGGGCATTCGCGACTCGGAAACTGCAGGCGTCTCAATCATCTTTCAGGAACTGTCGCTGGTCAAAGAACTAACGGTCGGCGAGAACATCTTTTTGGGCAAAGAGCCTTCGCGATTTGGTGTTATCAACTGGACCGAGTTGTACCACAAGGCCTCAAATCTGCTCCGCGAACTCAATCTCGACATCGATCCGCGTGTAAAGGTCGGCAATCTTGGCATCGGGCAACAGCAACTCGTCGAGATCGCCAAGGCACTCTCAAAAGATGCACGAATACTGGTACTTGACGAACCGACCGCCGCTCTGACGGAATCTGAGGTCGGAACCCTTTTTCACATTCTAGAAAAGCTGCGCGACCGCGGCGTTGGGATGATCTACATCTCGCACAAATTGGACGAGGTTTTTCGCCTCAGCGACCGAGTCACAGTGCTCCGCGACGGTAAAACTGTGGGCACACACGCCACTGCCGATCTGACCAAGGACAAGGTCATCTCGGCGATGGTCGGTCGCGAGGTCGGTGATATTTTCCCCAAGCCCGAACACGAATTTGGCGAGATGGCACTGGAGGTCCGGGGTTTGAATGTCTTCTCGATCGATCGGCCGGATAAGGCTCTGGTCAAGGACGTTTCGTTTGCCGTCCGTAAGGGTGAGGTGCTCGGGATCGCCGGTTTGATGGGTGCGGGACGATCTGAGTTGCTGATGGCAATATTCGGCGCTTGGAAGGGTGTGTATAGCCGCGAAATATTAGCCGCCGGTCGCCCGATAGCGATCAATTCGCCCGCGGACGCGATCGCTCACGGCATCGGATTTGTCACGGAGGACCGAAAGCGTTTTGGCTTGATACTGGAGCAGACGATACTCGACAATATGACGCTCGCGGGTCTCAAATCGATCTCGGGCCGATTTGTGTGTAACCGTACGCGGGAGACGATCGCTGCCGGCGGTCCGATGAAGAGTCTCAGGATCAAGGCAAATTCCACATTGACGGTCGCCGGCACGCTGTCGGGCGGCAATCAGCAAAAAGTCGTGTTGGGTAAGTGGCTCTTGACCAATCCCAAAATTTTATTTCTCGACGAACCGACACGGGGCATTGATGTCGGAGCAAAACAAGAGATCTATGCGGAGATCAACCGGCTTGCCAAAGATGGTATGGCGATCGTGCTGGTCTCGTCGGAGTTGCCCGAGGTGCTTGGGCTATCGGACCGTGTGATGGTGCTGCACGAGGGCCGTATAACCGGCGAATTTACGCGCAGCGAAGCCACACCCGAAAAAGTAATGGCGGCCGCGACGGGTTCGAATTGA
- the acs gene encoding acetate--CoA ligase, producing MSEQPSITSMSSESRLFPPPADFAADAHVKSFDEYEKLYAAAAADPEGFWAKQAEDLHWFRKWDTVLDWQEPHAKWFSGGKINITYNCLDRHLTTWRRNKAAIIWEGETGEVKTITYLQLHQEVSRFANVLKSLGVKTGDRVAIYMPLIPALTVAMLACARIGATHLVIFGGFSADAIRDRVNDGGCKLIVTADGGYRRGSEIKLKEIVDEAVAQCPIVEDVIVFQRTQSKVHMVPGRDHWWHELTKTVGIPCPAEELDSEHPLFVLYTSGTTGKPKGILHTTGGYLTQTAYTTKLVFDLKDNDIFWCTADIGWVTGHSYVVYGPLANGATVFMYEGAPNYPDYDRFWDMIDRHKINILYTAPTAIRAFIKWGEQYPLRHDLSSLRLLGSVGEPINPEAWMWYHKVIGKGKCPIVDTWWQTETGAIMISPLPGATPTVPGTATRPIPGILVDIVTKSGKPVGPNDGGYLVVTHPWPAMLRTLWGDDERYKQAYWSEIPGKYFAGDGARRDEHGYYWIMGRVDDVINVSGHRLGTAEIESALVSHEFVAEAAVVGRPDEIKGQAISAFVTLEGGRTGDDELKNILRAHVTHEIGALARPDDIRFTDMLPKTRSGKIMRRLLRELAAGGVVAGDVTTLEDISVLEKLREDEE from the coding sequence ATGTCTGAACAACCATCTATAACGTCAATGTCGAGCGAATCGAGGCTCTTTCCGCCGCCGGCTGATTTCGCGGCTGATGCTCACGTCAAGAGCTTTGATGAATACGAGAAGCTTTATGCCGCGGCCGCGGCCGACCCGGAAGGCTTTTGGGCAAAACAAGCCGAGGATTTGCATTGGTTTCGCAAGTGGGACACCGTGCTCGACTGGCAGGAACCGCACGCCAAATGGTTCTCCGGCGGTAAGATCAATATTACTTACAATTGCCTCGATCGCCATCTGACGACGTGGCGGCGAAACAAGGCCGCGATCATCTGGGAGGGCGAGACCGGTGAGGTCAAGACCATCACTTATCTACAGCTGCACCAAGAGGTTTCGCGGTTTGCCAACGTCCTCAAGAGTCTGGGCGTCAAGACCGGTGACCGTGTCGCTATCTATATGCCGCTTATTCCGGCACTGACTGTGGCGATGCTGGCGTGTGCCCGCATCGGAGCGACGCATCTGGTTATTTTCGGCGGGTTCTCAGCCGATGCCATTCGCGATCGCGTCAATGACGGCGGCTGTAAACTGATAGTTACGGCTGACGGAGGTTATCGTCGCGGTAGTGAGATCAAGCTCAAAGAGATCGTTGACGAGGCTGTCGCACAGTGCCCGATCGTAGAGGACGTAATAGTTTTTCAGCGGACACAGTCCAAGGTTCATATGGTGCCGGGCCGCGATCATTGGTGGCACGAACTCACCAAGACCGTCGGCATTCCGTGTCCTGCAGAGGAACTTGACTCAGAACATCCACTATTTGTTCTTTACACCTCGGGTACGACTGGCAAACCCAAGGGCATTCTGCACACGACGGGCGGCTATCTGACGCAGACCGCCTACACGACAAAGCTCGTTTTTGACCTAAAGGACAATGATATCTTTTGGTGCACGGCCGATATCGGCTGGGTGACCGGCCACAGCTACGTGGTTTACGGCCCGCTTGCCAATGGAGCAACGGTCTTTATGTACGAGGGCGCGCCGAATTACCCCGATTACGATCGCTTTTGGGATATGATCGACCGCCACAAGATCAACATCCTCTACACTGCGCCCACCGCGATCCGTGCGTTTATAAAGTGGGGTGAACAGTATCCTCTACGCCACGACCTCTCATCTCTGCGTCTGCTCGGCAGTGTCGGCGAACCGATCAACCCCGAGGCGTGGATGTGGTATCACAAGGTGATCGGCAAGGGAAAATGTCCGATCGTCGACACCTGGTGGCAGACTGAGACCGGGGCGATAATGATCAGCCCGTTGCCCGGGGCGACACCAACTGTGCCGGGTACGGCCACGAGGCCGATACCGGGGATCCTGGTCGATATCGTCACCAAATCCGGCAAACCGGTTGGACCAAACGACGGTGGCTATCTCGTGGTTACGCATCCCTGGCCGGCGATGCTCCGCACACTTTGGGGCGACGACGAAAGGTATAAGCAGGCATACTGGTCTGAGATCCCCGGCAAGTATTTTGCCGGTGACGGTGCCCGCCGCGACGAGCACGGTTACTACTGGATAATGGGCCGTGTCGATGATGTGATCAATGTCAGCGGCCATCGACTCGGCACCGCCGAGATCGAATCAGCCCTTGTTTCACACGAGTTTGTGGCCGAGGCAGCGGTCGTTGGGCGACCGGACGAGATCAAGGGACAGGCTATTTCGGCATTTGTCACGCTCGAGGGCGGCCGCACGGGCGACGACGAACTCAAGAATATTCTCCGGGCTCACGTCACTCACGAGATCGGAGCGCTTGCCCGGCCCGACGATATCCGCTTTACGGATATGCTGCCAAAAACACGCTCAGGCAAGATAATGCGCCGGCTATTGCGCGAGCTTGCTGCCGGCGGTGTGGTCGCCGGCGATGTCACCACGCTCGAAGACATCTCGGTGCTCGAAAAGCTCCGCGAGGATGAGGAATAA
- the mtnB gene encoding methylthioribulose 1-phosphate dehydratase, producing MTAQNPTPSPTQELTDAGRDFYRRGWALGTSGNFSILLARKPLRLCITAAGNEKATLDETNFLELDDDAEILQGFGRPSDETLLHLAIYRLRPRARCILYTHSVWGTILSDMMYVDGAITLQGYEVLKGLSGVDKHDHIETVPIIENSQDRIAQSHVLQNVLLESGDIHGIYIRRHGLFAWGETVAEARRHVEIFEHLFEVTVRSLGITKK from the coding sequence ATGACGGCACAAAACCCGACCCCAAGTCCGACGCAGGAACTGACCGATGCCGGCCGCGACTTTTATCGCCGCGGTTGGGCTCTCGGCACGAGCGGTAATTTTAGCATCCTGCTCGCCCGCAAGCCTTTGCGACTATGCATCACCGCTGCCGGCAATGAAAAAGCAACGCTTGACGAGACCAATTTCCTTGAGCTGGATGACGACGCTGAGATCTTGCAGGGATTTGGCCGCCCGTCGGATGAGACGCTGCTGCATTTAGCGATCTATCGCCTGCGGCCGCGGGCCCGCTGTATCCTGTACACACATTCGGTATGGGGCACGATACTTTCGGATATGATGTATGTCGACGGGGCGATCACGCTACAGGGTTATGAGGTCTTAAAGGGGCTCTCGGGCGTCGATAAACACGATCACATCGAAACCGTGCCGATCATCGAAAATTCGCAAGACCGTATCGCTCAATCACACGTCTTACAGAATGTTCTGCTCGAGTCGGGCGATATTCACGGCATTTATATTCGCCGCCACGGTCTTTTTGCGTGGGGCGAGACCGTCGCCGAGGCTCGGCGGCACGTCGAGATATTTGAGCATTTATTTGAGGTGACGGTGCGTTCGTTGGGAATCACAAAGAAATAG
- the msrA gene encoding peptide-methionine (S)-S-oxide reductase MsrA has protein sequence MENKALETATLAAGCFWCVEPIFDALIGVEDVASGYSGGRTENPTYQQVCSETTGHAEVVQVRFDPEQLSYADLLRVYFTVHDPTTLNRQGGDIGTSYRSAIFYRSDEQRQTAAEIIAEVTAEAIYDNPIVTEVTAFDKFWPAEDYHQEYFANNPNQPYCAAVVAPKVAKFRQKFASRLKRS, from the coding sequence ATGGAAAACAAAGCTTTAGAAACGGCCACGTTGGCCGCCGGATGTTTTTGGTGCGTCGAGCCGATCTTTGACGCCCTGATCGGTGTCGAGGATGTCGCCTCGGGTTACTCCGGCGGCCGCACCGAAAATCCGACGTACCAACAAGTGTGTTCCGAAACAACCGGCCACGCGGAGGTCGTCCAGGTCCGGTTTGATCCCGAACAACTTTCGTATGCCGATCTCCTGCGTGTCTATTTCACCGTTCACGATCCGACTACTCTCAATCGTCAGGGCGGAGACATCGGTACATCATACCGGTCGGCGATCTTTTACCGATCGGATGAGCAACGGCAAACCGCCGCCGAGATAATCGCCGAGGTCACCGCCGAAGCCATCTATGACAACCCGATCGTCACCGAAGTGACCGCATTCGATAAGTTTTGGCCCGCCGAAGACTATCACCAGGAATACTTCGCCAACAACCCTAACCAACCGTACTGCGCCGCAGTGGTCGCGCCCAAGGTTGCGAAGTTTCGCCAGAAATTCGCTTCCCGACTCAAACGCAGTTGA
- a CDS encoding TMEM165/GDT1 family protein: MDWKIFGTAFLTLFLAELGDKTQLAVITMTASTESKISVFLGASLALIVVTLLGVLLGGVLSQYVPTEWLQRIVAVAFIIIGVLMLLGKL, translated from the coding sequence ATGGATTGGAAAATATTTGGAACTGCATTTTTGACACTGTTTTTGGCGGAGCTTGGTGATAAGACACAGTTGGCGGTGATCACGATGACGGCGAGTACTGAGTCAAAGATCTCAGTGTTTCTGGGTGCATCGCTCGCGTTGATCGTGGTGACGCTGCTGGGCGTTTTGCTGGGCGGTGTCCTTAGTCAGTACGTACCGACCGAGTGGCTACAGCGGATCGTCGCAGTGGCGTTTATCATCATCGGCGTCCTGATGCTGCTCGGCAAACTTTAA
- a CDS encoding amino acid permease produces the protein MNLFRTKSISQIQTDAASGLLEHAGDVAAPGTLRRTLGVFDLTLMGIAAIIGAGIFAMVGKASYNGGPAVALLFVFTAVACAFSALCYAEFASRIPVAGSAYTYAYASMGEFIAWIIGWDLIVEYAIGNIAVAISWSDYFTGLLKGYGIDIPLHFTMDFLTAKRGYAAVTDAIAGGAKVDALTKGCEAADATVNCGQLDSYSAWLNAPHIGSIPVVCDLPALLITLIITTLVFIGIRESKFAANIMTVLKIGIILLVIFLGLNYVHPANWSPFAPNGISGVLKGVSAVFFAYIGFDALSTTAEECKNPSRDLPIAMILSLVICTILYIAIALVLTGMVSYTKLDVGDPLAFVFGPEGANLPWVAGIIAVSAVIALATVFLVFQIGQPRLWMAMSRDGLLPKVFSSIHPKFNTPWFATIITGIVVAIPALFMNLTEVTDLASIGTLFAFVVVCAGVLFKDKEFKESGTRYVPYINSQILLPLILIIVGFVINYFSPTFYSDLITITPAEGETMLGAFSHKIPMIFFVVISVILVFFSLTKKLSLIPILGLLSCLYLMTELGVTNWIRFGVWLLVGMVIYFMYGYKNSHLNRDRDAAVEA, from the coding sequence ATGAATCTCTTTAGGACGAAATCTATTTCGCAGATCCAGACCGATGCGGCCTCGGGGTTGTTGGAGCACGCCGGCGACGTAGCGGCACCGGGAACGCTGAGGCGTACATTGGGTGTATTTGACCTGACGCTGATGGGCATCGCCGCGATCATCGGTGCCGGTATTTTTGCGATGGTCGGGAAGGCATCGTATAACGGCGGCCCGGCGGTGGCTCTGCTGTTTGTCTTTACGGCCGTCGCGTGTGCCTTTTCCGCACTGTGCTACGCCGAATTTGCATCGCGAATTCCGGTCGCCGGCTCGGCATATACTTACGCTTATGCGTCGATGGGCGAGTTTATCGCGTGGATCATCGGTTGGGATCTGATCGTGGAATACGCTATCGGCAACATCGCCGTTGCGATATCGTGGAGCGACTATTTTACAGGATTGTTGAAAGGCTACGGTATCGATATACCGTTGCATTTCACTATGGATTTCCTGACCGCCAAGCGTGGTTACGCCGCCGTAACCGATGCGATCGCGGGCGGAGCAAAGGTTGACGCCCTGACCAAGGGCTGTGAGGCTGCTGATGCTACGGTCAACTGCGGCCAACTCGACAGCTACTCAGCGTGGCTCAATGCACCGCACATCGGGTCGATCCCGGTCGTCTGCGACCTGCCGGCACTTTTGATCACGCTCATTATTACCACGCTCGTATTTATCGGCATCCGCGAATCAAAATTTGCGGCGAATATAATGACGGTGCTCAAGATCGGAATCATCTTGCTCGTCATTTTTCTCGGCCTCAATTACGTTCATCCGGCAAACTGGTCTCCGTTTGCCCCGAACGGCATCTCCGGCGTTCTAAAGGGCGTGTCGGCAGTATTCTTTGCTTACATCGGCTTTGACGCACTCTCAACTACCGCCGAAGAATGTAAGAATCCGAGTCGCGACCTACCGATCGCGATGATCCTATCGCTCGTGATATGTACGATACTCTACATAGCGATCGCCCTAGTCCTGACCGGTATGGTCAGCTACACCAAGCTCGATGTCGGTGATCCGCTTGCTTTCGTCTTTGGCCCCGAAGGTGCCAATTTACCGTGGGTTGCCGGCATTATCGCGGTTAGTGCGGTCATTGCTCTTGCGACGGTTTTTCTGGTTTTCCAGATCGGCCAACCGCGTTTGTGGATGGCGATGAGCCGTGACGGCCTTTTGCCGAAAGTATTTTCGTCCATCCATCCAAAATTCAACACTCCTTGGTTTGCGACCATCATCACCGGCATCGTCGTCGCGATCCCGGCACTGTTTATGAATCTGACGGAGGTGACGGACCTCGCCAGTATCGGGACGCTGTTCGCGTTTGTGGTCGTCTGCGCGGGAGTGCTATTTAAGGACAAGGAGTTTAAGGAGAGCGGCACGCGCTACGTGCCGTACATAAATTCGCAAATTCTGCTGCCTTTGATATTGATAATCGTCGGATTTGTCATTAATTACTTCAGTCCGACGTTTTACAGCGACCTGATCACGATCACTCCGGCTGAGGGCGAGACAATGCTGGGGGCGTTTTCGCACAAGATACCGATGATCTTTTTCGTCGTGATCTCGGTCATTCTCGTATTTTTCAGCCTGACCAAAAAGCTGTCGCTGATCCCGATCCTCGGCCTACTTTCGTGCCTCTATCTGATGACGGAGCTTGGCGTGACCAACTGGATCAGATTTGGCGTATGGCTGCTCGTCGGTATGGTCATCTACTTTATGTACGGTTATAAAAACAGTCATCTAAACCGTGACCGTGACGCGGCCGTTGAGGCGTAG
- a CDS encoding phosphoesterase, translating to MKLRILYHGNCFDGVSSAAIFTKFYKAKFHPEALVAYTPTMHRAGNAFDRDQFDGDENAIVDFKYCPDERLTWWFDHHQSAFLTKPDEEHFLADTSGRKFLDTTSKSCAEFIARIAKEQFGFEDESLAELIHWAHIIDGALYESPAQCVELRSSALKLMQVIEGEKDPAFVEEIIRMLTEHSLDEIVASGVIQAKLTPILEQHWATVELIKGRAVAERGVVHFDLTGTGVEGYNKFIPYYFHPEVTYVVSLSQSSFRTKISVGSNPWAPRPRTHNIAEICERYGGGGHAVVGAVSLKPDDLELGKKYMAEIIDELQFAE from the coding sequence ATGAAACTTCGGATACTTTATCACGGCAATTGCTTCGACGGCGTCTCATCGGCCGCGATCTTTACTAAGTTTTACAAGGCAAAGTTTCACCCCGAGGCCCTCGTTGCATATACGCCGACGATGCACCGGGCCGGAAACGCCTTTGACCGGGACCAGTTTGACGGCGATGAGAATGCGATCGTGGATTTCAAATATTGCCCGGATGAGCGACTAACGTGGTGGTTTGACCATCATCAGTCGGCCTTTCTGACAAAGCCGGACGAAGAGCATTTTTTGGCAGACACCTCGGGCAGGAAATTTCTGGATACCACAAGTAAATCTTGTGCCGAATTTATCGCCCGCATCGCTAAAGAGCAGTTTGGATTTGAGGATGAGTCCTTGGCGGAGTTGATCCATTGGGCTCACATTATCGACGGTGCTCTGTACGAATCGCCTGCTCAGTGCGTCGAACTTCGCTCGTCCGCTCTAAAATTAATGCAGGTGATCGAGGGCGAAAAGGACCCTGCGTTCGTCGAGGAGATCATCCGAATGCTGACCGAACACTCACTCGACGAGATCGTTGCGAGCGGCGTCATTCAGGCAAAACTCACGCCGATACTCGAGCAGCATTGGGCCACCGTGGAATTGATCAAAGGCCGTGCGGTTGCGGAACGCGGCGTCGTGCATTTTGACCTGACGGGTACCGGTGTTGAGGGGTATAACAAGTTCATACCGTACTACTTTCACCCTGAGGTGACGTATGTCGTATCTTTGAGCCAAAGCTCATTTCGCACAAAGATCTCGGTCGGGTCAAATCCGTGGGCGCCGAGGCCGCGGACGCACAATATTGCCGAGATCTGCGAACGCTACGGCGGCGGCGGCCACGCCGTAGTCGGAGCGGTCAGTCTCAAGCCCGATGATCTGGAACTCGGCAAGAAATATATGGCCGAGATCATCGACGAACTGCAATTTGCCGAATAA
- a CDS encoding GNAT family N-acetyltransferase, which produces MNIRQASADDAHFFVEFNQAMAFETEGKHLDPNVVGPAVESVFDETEKGFYVVAEDEGNVIGGLMITYEWSDWRNAWMWWIQSVYIRPEARGRRVYSQLYDFVKTAAREKGVYGIRLYVEHDNAHAQKVYEAVGMEASHYIMYEEML; this is translated from the coding sequence ATGAATATCAGACAGGCAAGCGCGGATGACGCTCATTTTTTTGTCGAATTTAATCAGGCTATGGCGTTTGAGACCGAGGGCAAACACCTCGACCCAAATGTCGTCGGCCCGGCCGTTGAATCGGTATTTGACGAGACTGAAAAGGGCTTTTACGTTGTCGCAGAGGATGAGGGCAACGTGATCGGCGGCCTTATGATCACATACGAGTGGAGCGACTGGCGCAACGCTTGGATGTGGTGGATACAGAGCGTGTACATTCGCCCGGAGGCACGCGGGCGGCGTGTGTACAGCCAACTGTACGATTTTGTTAAGACGGCAGCACGCGAAAAAGGCGTTTACGGGATCAGGCTCTATGTCGAGCACGACAATGCTCACGCGCAGAAGGTCTACGAAGCGGTCGGGATGGAAGCCTCGCATTATATTATGTACGAAGAGATGTTATGA
- a CDS encoding MBL fold metallo-hydrolase, whose amino-acid sequence MLITKFPLTPFQQNTRVVACESTRKAICIDPGEGSDELVEFIRNNDLDLQAITLTHGHLDHVGGTTYLADAFPEAEIILHKDDEDLYYGLQQQALLLGIPQAQLAALGFAYERPPTLSRNWQHGEIYEVGKLLFSVRHCPGHTRGHVIFAELANRQVFVGDCLFEGSIGRTDLPGGDYDQLIESINTQIMSLVDETIVHSGHGAETMVGRERTSNPFLTGVYNLSRGRFI is encoded by the coding sequence ATGCTGATAACTAAATTTCCGCTTACGCCATTTCAACAAAACACCCGCGTAGTTGCCTGCGAGAGTACCCGTAAGGCAATATGCATCGACCCGGGCGAGGGTTCTGACGAACTGGTCGAGTTTATTCGCAATAATGATCTGGACCTACAGGCGATAACGCTGACGCACGGCCATCTTGATCACGTTGGCGGTACGACCTATCTGGCCGACGCGTTTCCGGAGGCCGAGATCATTCTCCACAAGGACGACGAAGACCTATATTACGGCCTGCAGCAGCAGGCATTGTTATTGGGTATCCCGCAGGCTCAACTCGCGGCACTGGGGTTTGCTTATGAACGGCCGCCGACGCTCAGTCGCAATTGGCAGCACGGCGAGATATACGAGGTCGGGAAATTATTATTTTCCGTGCGGCACTGTCCGGGGCACACGCGCGGTCACGTCATATTTGCCGAATTGGCTAACAGACAGGTTTTCGTCGGCGATTGTCTGTTTGAGGGCTCGATCGGCAGGACCGACCTGCCGGGCGGCGACTATGACCAATTGATCGAGTCTATAAACACTCAGATAATGTCGCTCGTTGATGAAACCATTGTCCATTCGGGCCACGGTGCGGAAACTATGGTCGGCCGCGAGCGGACGTCAAATCCGTTCTTGACCGGCGTTTACAATCTATCGCGAGGTAGATTTATTTGA